In Mycolicibacterium alvei, a single window of DNA contains:
- a CDS encoding 3'-5' exonuclease, whose product MDFVAIDFETANPNYASVCAMGWATVRNGVVADRGSWLCRPPAGLHEFGPYNVRVHGITAETVANQPTFAERVPELLECLNTGLPIVAHNAVFDIGVLDQALATCGRSRPPIPHHCTKVWAKRLIQLPKYTLPQVCAHLGVVLGKHHEAGDDAHAAALVAIRLAEFAGVSTIGELDSTSAARSRALPRSRR is encoded by the coding sequence ATGGATTTCGTCGCAATAGATTTCGAAACTGCCAATCCCAACTACGCATCGGTGTGCGCCATGGGCTGGGCGACCGTACGCAACGGCGTCGTAGCGGACCGGGGCTCGTGGTTGTGCCGACCGCCAGCGGGGCTGCACGAATTTGGACCGTATAACGTCCGGGTTCACGGTATTACGGCCGAAACGGTGGCCAACCAACCAACATTCGCCGAGCGGGTACCCGAGCTCCTCGAATGCCTCAACACAGGACTGCCCATCGTGGCACACAATGCGGTATTCGATATCGGCGTTCTGGATCAGGCACTCGCTACCTGCGGCCGGTCAAGGCCACCGATCCCCCATCACTGCACGAAGGTCTGGGCGAAACGGCTGATTCAGCTTCCCAAGTACACCCTGCCCCAGGTTTGTGCGCATCTTGGTGTCGTTCTGGGCAAGCACCATGAAGCCGGTGACGACGCTCACGCTGCTGCGCTGGTCGCGATCCGCCTCGCAGAATTTGCCGGCGTCTCGACAATTGGCGAGTTGGACTCCACCTCGGCAGCTCGCTCCAGAGCTCTACCCCGTAGTCGGCGGTGA